The genomic interval CAGATATTTGGTATCCGGGTATTGTAGAAAAAATAGTTGATGCGCAAGGATTCTTCCAAGAAACTTTTGTTTTCCCAACTATCGATTCCACACAACTTGCGGCTAAACAAAAACTTGTTGGAAATCAAGATAGTATTCTTGTATTAAGTAATGAACAAACAAAAGGACGTGGACGCTTTAATAGACCATGGGATTCTGCTAAAGGCAAAGGCCTATGGATGAGTGCAGTTTTCCGTCCAAATGTTCCTTTTTCAATGATTACGACTTTCAATCTATTTATGGCACTCGCAATCAGAGAAACAATTCAAGAATTCTCTAATGACAGAGTCGCAGTAAAATGGCCTAATGATATTTATATAGGTGATAAAAAAGTGTGTGGCTTCCTTACAGAAATGTCTGCAAATAGCGATGGTATCGAAGCTGTCATTTGTGGAATAGGTATTAATATGAATCAAGAAGCCAGTGAATTTCCTGATGAAATTGCTCACCGAGCTACAAGTATATTTAATCATTTTGATGAAAAAGTAAATCGCTATGCTT from Staphylococcus condimenti carries:
- a CDS encoding biotin--[acetyl-CoA-carboxylase] ligase, which encodes MSKYSQDVVQILYENQPEFVSGQTIAEQLNISRTSVKKIIDQLKAEGCEINSVNQKGHQLKQLADIWYPGIVEKIVDAQGFFQETFVFPTIDSTQLAAKQKLVGNQDSILVLSNEQTKGRGRFNRPWDSAKGKGLWMSAVFRPNVPFSMITTFNLFMALAIRETIQEFSNDRVAVKWPNDIYIGDKKVCGFLTEMSANSDGIEAVICGIGINMNQEASEFPDEIAHRATSIFNHFDEKVNRYAFLKYLLENINKRYIQFLTVPFESIREEYIEHSNIWNRKLKFTENDEQFPGKAIGIDKDGFLLVEDEKGEKHRLMSADIDL